The following is a genomic window from Bacillus sp. V2I10.
ATTCGCCTTCAAGAGCGGATAGAACCATTGAACGGGTATATTTCAGTTTCATGCGCTTGCCGGTTCCGTATTCTCCTCCAGTCCAGCCTGTGTTGACTAAGAATACATTTGCCTGATGCTCATCAATTTTCCGCCCGAGCATCTCTGCATAAACAGTAGCAGGAAGCGGCAGGAAAGGCGAGCCAAAGCACGTAGAGAATGTAGCCTGAGGTGATGTAATGCCTCGCTCTGTTCCGGCAAGCTTGCTTGTGTAGCCGCTTAAGAAGTGGTACATGGCCTGTTCTTTTGTTAATTTGCTGATAGGAGGAAGAACTCCAAATGCATCAGCAGTTAAAAAGACAATCGTATGCGGGTGGCCTGCAATACTAGGCTTCACAATGTTATCCATTGCTTCAAGGGGATAGGCCGCTCTTGTATTTTCAGTAAAGAAGGTATCATCATAGTCAGCAATTCTTGTGTCATCATCAAGTACTACATTTTCAAGCACTGACCCGAATCTTATCGCATCAAAAATTTGAGGTTCTTTTTCACGTGAGAGGTTGATGCACTTGGCATAACAGCCTCCTTCGATATTAAAAACACCGGCATTTGACCATCCGTGCTCATCATCGCCGATTAATTTGCGGTTAGGATCAGCAGACAGGGTTGTTTTTCCTGTTCCTGACAGACCGAAGAAAAGGGCAACATCGCCTTCCTGACCAACATTTGCAGAGCAGTGCATCGGCAGGATACCGCTTTCAGGAAGCAAATAGTTCATGACAGAGAAAATGGATTTTTTCATTTCTCCTGCATATTCCGTTCCTCCGATTAGGATCGTTCTTTTCTCAAAAGAAATGATGATAAAAGTTTCAGAATTTGTTCCATCTACTGACGGATCTGCTTTAAAGTTTGGTGCGGACACGATCGTGAATGGATTATCATGCTGAATCAGCTCATCCGCGCGCTCTGGCTGAATAAATAATTGCTGTGCAAAAAGGTTATGCCAGGCAAATTCATTTACAACCTGAATCGGAAGGCGGTATTTTGCGTCAGCTCCGGCAAAGCCTTTGAAAACAAAGAGCTCATTGCGGTCTTTTAAGTATGAAAGAACTTTTAAGTACAATTTTTCAAATGCCGTTTCAGAGAAAGGCTGATTAACAGCACCCCACTCAATTTTGTCATTTGTTGAATTTTCTTTTACAATAAATTTATCTTTAGGTGAACGTCCTGTGTAAGTACCAGTTGTTGCACGGACTGCTCCTGTTGAAGTTAATGTACCTTCATTGCGCTCTAATACTTTCTCTACAAGAACGGGAACTGATAAGTTATGAAATGCATTTTCCCCTTTAAGTAAAACATCAAGCTCATTTGTAATTTCGATTGAATTCATCCCATACCCATCCTTTACCTATATTTCTATTATTATTTTCAACTATATGTTAAGTGACTCTTCTCGATTAGTATAACACATTAAAATAAATAGTCTATACTATTTAACTTATTCTACGTACAAATTGATGAAATGGAACTGTTTAAGAAACGTTTTTGATGAAAATGATACATATATAATAGGAAGTGTTTTTATTTCGGCATTTTGTGGAAACATATATAAAGGGACCAAAAAAATCTTATGCGAAAACCTTGTTATTTTTTGTTGACACCTGAAGGAAATATACGATATTATATGTCCTTGAACGGATTCTCTTATCCCGAGCTGGTGGAGGGACAGGCCCAATGAAACCCAGCAACCTGCTTTATCTTGAAAATTCATTCGTGAATTTTTGCGAGCAAAGGTGCTAACCTGATGCAAGGCGAAAGCCCTTGATCGATAAGAGCGAAAGGCTACGATTTTAGTAAATAACCTTTCCTCGCGGGAAAGGATTTTTTATTTCAAATATATTTTGCCTGAAAGTACTCGTGGATT
Proteins encoded in this region:
- the pckA gene encoding phosphoenolpyruvate carboxykinase (ATP), which gives rise to MNSIEITNELDVLLKGENAFHNLSVPVLVEKVLERNEGTLTSTGAVRATTGTYTGRSPKDKFIVKENSTNDKIEWGAVNQPFSETAFEKLYLKVLSYLKDRNELFVFKGFAGADAKYRLPIQVVNEFAWHNLFAQQLFIQPERADELIQHDNPFTIVSAPNFKADPSVDGTNSETFIIISFEKRTILIGGTEYAGEMKKSIFSVMNYLLPESGILPMHCSANVGQEGDVALFFGLSGTGKTTLSADPNRKLIGDDEHGWSNAGVFNIEGGCYAKCINLSREKEPQIFDAIRFGSVLENVVLDDDTRIADYDDTFFTENTRAAYPLEAMDNIVKPSIAGHPHTIVFLTADAFGVLPPISKLTKEQAMYHFLSGYTSKLAGTERGITSPQATFSTCFGSPFLPLPATVYAEMLGRKIDEHQANVFLVNTGWTGGEYGTGKRMKLKYTRSMVLSALEGELDNVETVTDENFGLKIPIHVPGVPDEVLQPVKTWDSINAYNEKAKELADKFKQNFKKFNHVSEEIETLGGPTV